One Salvia miltiorrhiza cultivar Shanhuang (shh) unplaced genomic scaffold, IMPLAD_Smil_shh original_scaffold_386, whole genome shotgun sequence genomic window carries:
- the LOC131004372 gene encoding DNA mismatch repair protein MSH4 isoform X4, producing MEGDTGEKSSFIVGLIENRAKEVGVAAFDLRSASFDLSQYIETSSSYQNTKTLLNFYDPMVTIVTPTKLAPDGMVGVSELVDRFCSSTTKVIMARGCFDDTRGAALMKNLAAKEPSALGLDTYSKQYYLCLAAAAATVKWIEAEKGLIITNHSLSVTFNGSFDHMNIDATSVQNLEIIEPMHSSLWGSNNKKRSLFHMLKTTRTVGGTRLLRANLLQPLKDIETINARLDCLDELMSNEQLFFGLSQALRKFPKETDKVLCHFCFKQKKVTNEVLTSDNSRKSQILISSIVLLKTALDSLPLLSKVLKDASCYLLKNIYKSICENEKFATMRRRIGEVIDDDVLHARVPFVAQTQQCFAVKAGIDGLLDIARRSFCDTSEAIYNLANKYREDFKLPNLKIPYNSRRGFYFNIPQKDIQGKLPNKFIQVIRHGNNIHCSSLELASLNVRNKSAAKECYIRTEFCLEALMEDIRKDVFVLTLLSEVLCLLDMMVNSFAHTISTKPVDKYTRPKFTCLCYLDWSGKSTYLQQVCLVVILAQIGCYVPAQFATLRVVDRIFTRMGTMDNVESNSSTFMTEMKETAFILQNASHRSLIVVDELGRATSSSDGFAIAWSCCEHLLALRAYTIFATHMENLSELATTYPNVKIVHFDVEIKNKHMDFKFQLKDGPRTVAHYGLMLAGVAGLPSPVIELAKSITSKITQKEVERIQISFRQHHDIQMAYRVAQRLICLKYSNQDEDSIRAALQNLKEAVLREASKKSLI from the exons ATGGAAGGCGACACGGGAGAGAAATCCAGCTTCATCGTCGGCCTTATCGAGAACCGTGCTAAAGAG GTAGGGGTTGCTGCATTTGACTTGAGATCAGCTTCATTTGATCTTTCTCAGTACATTGAGACCAGCAGCTCATACCAGAACACAAAAACTCTACTGAATTTTTATGATCCCATGGTAACTATTGTTACACCTACTAAGCTAGCTCCAGACGGCATGGTTGGAGTCTCAGAACTGGTCGATAGATTTTGCTCTTCAACCACAAAG GTTATAATGGCtcgtggttgctttgatgacaCAAGG GGGGCTGCGCTAATGAAAAACTTGGCAGCTAAGGAACCATCTGCTCTTGGTCTGGATACTTATTCCAAACAATATTATCTCTGCTTGGCTGCAGCTGCTGCTACTGTCAAGTG GATAGAGGCGGAGAAAGGGTTGATCATCACGAACCACTCACTGTCT GTTACATTTAATGGATCATTCGACCACATGAATATAGACGCTACTAG TGTCCAAAACTTGGAAATTATTGAGCCGATGCACTCTAGTCTTTGGGGCTCTAACAACAAGAAGAGAAGTTTATTTCACATGCTCAAAACAACAAGGACAGTGGGAGG CACCAGACTTTTGCGAGCCAATCTTTTGCAGCCTCTGAAAGACATCGAGACTATCAATGCCCGCCTTGATTGTCTT GATGAGCTAATGAGCAATGAACAACTATTTTTTGGCCTCTCTCAGGCTCTCCGCAAGTTTCCAAAAGAAACTG ATAAGGTCCTCTGTCATTTCTGCTTTAAGCAAAAGAAAGTTACCAATGAAGTCTTGACCAGTGACAATTCCAGAAAGAGCCAAATCTTGATATCAAGCATTGTTCTTCTTAAAACAGCTCTTGATTCCTTACCACTACTCTCCAAG GTTCTTAAGGATGCCAGTTGTTACCTACTCAAAAATATATACAAGTCCATATGCGAGAATGAAAAGTTTGCTACTATGAGAAGAAG GATCGGTGAGGTCATTGATGACGATGTTCTTCATGCACGTGTTCCTTTTGTTGCTCAAACCCAACAATGTTTTGCTGTCAAGGCAGGAATTGATGGACTTCTTGATATTGCCCGGAGATCTTTCTGTGATACTAGTGAAG CAATATACAACTTGGCAAACAAGTACAGGGAGGACTTTAAGCTGCCAAATTTGAAAATCCCATATAATAGCAGACGAGGTTTTTACTTTAACATACCTCAGAAGGACATACAAGGAAAACTTCCCAACAAGTTTATCCAG GTCATTAGACATGGAAACAACATACATTGCTCTTCTTTGGAATTGGCCTCT TTGAATGTGAGAAACAAGTCTGCAGCTAAAGAATGCTACATCCGGACAGAGTTTTGCCTGGAGG CACTGATGGAAGACATACGGAAGGATGTCTTTGTTCTCACTCTTCTTTCTGAGGTCTTATGCCTTCTGGATATGATGGTCAATTCATTTGCTCATACAATATCGACGAAGCCAGTTGACAAATATACCAGACCTAAATTTACATGTTTGTGTTACCTTGACTG GAGTGGGAAGAGTACTTATCTTCAGCAAGTTTGCCTGGTAGTCATCCTCGCTCAAATTGGGTGTTATGTTCCTGCTCAGTTTGCAACTTTGAGAGTAGTTGATCGCATATTTACTAGGATGGGAACTATGGACAATGTCGAATCAAATTCTAGCACG TTTATGACAGAGATGAAAGAGACTGCTTTTATCCTGCAAAATGCTTCTCATAG AAGTCTGATTGTTGTGGATGAATTAGGGAGAGCAACATCTTCCTCTGATGGGTTTGCAATTGCGTGGAGCTGTTGTGAACATCTACTGGCTTTAAGAGC GTACACCATATTTGCTACTCATATGGAGAACTTATCCGAGTTGGCCACAACATATCCAAATGTGAAAATTGTTCACTTTGATGTCGAGATCAAGAATAAGCACATGGATTTCAAG TTTCAACTGAAAGATGGCCCACGAACTGTAGCACACTATGGCCTTATGCTAGCAGGCGTAGCTGGATTACCAAGTCCAGTGATAGAGTTAGCTAAAAGCATCACATCAAAGATTACGCAGAAG GAAGTGGAGAGAATACAGATCAGCTTCCGCCAGCATCATGATATTCAAATGGCATACCGTGTTGCTCAACGACTTATATGCCTGAAATACTCTAACCAAGACGAAGACTCTATTCGAGCAGCACTGCAGAATCTCAAGGAAGCTGTACTCAGGGAGGCCTCAAAAAAGTCTCTTATTTAA
- the LOC131004372 gene encoding DNA mismatch repair protein MSH4 isoform X2 yields MEGDTGEKSSFIVGLIENRAKEVGVAAFDLRSASFDLSQYIETSSSYQNTKTLLNFYDPMVTIVTPTKLAPDGMVGVSELVDRFCSSTTKVIMARGCFDDTRGAALMKNLAAKEPSALGLDTYSKQYYLCLAAAAATVKWIEAEKGLIITNHSLSVTFNGSFDHMNIDATSVQNLEIIEPMHSSLWGSNNKKRSLFHMLKTTRTVGGLLRANLLQPLKDIETINARLDCLDELMSNEQLFFGLSQALRKFPKETDKVLCHFCFKQKKVTNEVLTSDNSRKSQILISSIVLLKTALDSLPLLSKVLKDASCYLLKNIYKSICENEKFATMRRRIGEVIDDDVLHARVPFVAQTQQCFAVKAGIDGLLDIARRSFCDTSEAIYNLANKYREDFKLPNLKIPYNSRRGFYFNIPQKDIQGKLPNKFIQVIRHGNNIHCSSLELASLNVRNKSAAKECYIRTEFCLEALMEDIRKDVFVLTLLSEVLCLLDMMVNSFAHTISTKPVDKYTRPKFTYDGPLAIDSGRHPILENIHNEFVANNIFLSEASNMVVVTGPNMSGKSTYLQQVCLVVILAQIGCYVPAQFATLRVVDRIFTRMGTMDNVESNSSTFMTEMKETAFILQNASHRSLIVVDELGRATSSSDGFAIAWSCCEHLLALRAYTIFATHMENLSELATTYPNVKIVHFDVEIKNKHMDFKFQLKDGPRTVAHYGLMLAGVAGLPSPVIELAKSITSKITQKEVERIQISFRQHHDIQMAYRVAQRLICLKYSNQDEDSIRAALQNLKEAVLREASKKSLI; encoded by the exons ATGGAAGGCGACACGGGAGAGAAATCCAGCTTCATCGTCGGCCTTATCGAGAACCGTGCTAAAGAG GTAGGGGTTGCTGCATTTGACTTGAGATCAGCTTCATTTGATCTTTCTCAGTACATTGAGACCAGCAGCTCATACCAGAACACAAAAACTCTACTGAATTTTTATGATCCCATGGTAACTATTGTTACACCTACTAAGCTAGCTCCAGACGGCATGGTTGGAGTCTCAGAACTGGTCGATAGATTTTGCTCTTCAACCACAAAG GTTATAATGGCtcgtggttgctttgatgacaCAAGG GGGGCTGCGCTAATGAAAAACTTGGCAGCTAAGGAACCATCTGCTCTTGGTCTGGATACTTATTCCAAACAATATTATCTCTGCTTGGCTGCAGCTGCTGCTACTGTCAAGTG GATAGAGGCGGAGAAAGGGTTGATCATCACGAACCACTCACTGTCT GTTACATTTAATGGATCATTCGACCACATGAATATAGACGCTACTAG TGTCCAAAACTTGGAAATTATTGAGCCGATGCACTCTAGTCTTTGGGGCTCTAACAACAAGAAGAGAAGTTTATTTCACATGCTCAAAACAACAAGGACAGTGGGAGG ACTTTTGCGAGCCAATCTTTTGCAGCCTCTGAAAGACATCGAGACTATCAATGCCCGCCTTGATTGTCTT GATGAGCTAATGAGCAATGAACAACTATTTTTTGGCCTCTCTCAGGCTCTCCGCAAGTTTCCAAAAGAAACTG ATAAGGTCCTCTGTCATTTCTGCTTTAAGCAAAAGAAAGTTACCAATGAAGTCTTGACCAGTGACAATTCCAGAAAGAGCCAAATCTTGATATCAAGCATTGTTCTTCTTAAAACAGCTCTTGATTCCTTACCACTACTCTCCAAG GTTCTTAAGGATGCCAGTTGTTACCTACTCAAAAATATATACAAGTCCATATGCGAGAATGAAAAGTTTGCTACTATGAGAAGAAG GATCGGTGAGGTCATTGATGACGATGTTCTTCATGCACGTGTTCCTTTTGTTGCTCAAACCCAACAATGTTTTGCTGTCAAGGCAGGAATTGATGGACTTCTTGATATTGCCCGGAGATCTTTCTGTGATACTAGTGAAG CAATATACAACTTGGCAAACAAGTACAGGGAGGACTTTAAGCTGCCAAATTTGAAAATCCCATATAATAGCAGACGAGGTTTTTACTTTAACATACCTCAGAAGGACATACAAGGAAAACTTCCCAACAAGTTTATCCAG GTCATTAGACATGGAAACAACATACATTGCTCTTCTTTGGAATTGGCCTCT TTGAATGTGAGAAACAAGTCTGCAGCTAAAGAATGCTACATCCGGACAGAGTTTTGCCTGGAGG CACTGATGGAAGACATACGGAAGGATGTCTTTGTTCTCACTCTTCTTTCTGAGGTCTTATGCCTTCTGGATATGATGGTCAATTCATTTGCTCATACAATATCGACGAAGCCAGTTGACAAATATACCAGACCTAAATTTACAT ATGATGGTCCATTGGCAATTGATTCAGGAAGACACCCCATCCTTGAAAACATACACAATGAGTTTGTG GCCAACAACATTTTTCTTTCTGAAGCATCAAATATGGTAGTTGTAACGGGCCCAAACAT GAGTGGGAAGAGTACTTATCTTCAGCAAGTTTGCCTGGTAGTCATCCTCGCTCAAATTGGGTGTTATGTTCCTGCTCAGTTTGCAACTTTGAGAGTAGTTGATCGCATATTTACTAGGATGGGAACTATGGACAATGTCGAATCAAATTCTAGCACG TTTATGACAGAGATGAAAGAGACTGCTTTTATCCTGCAAAATGCTTCTCATAG AAGTCTGATTGTTGTGGATGAATTAGGGAGAGCAACATCTTCCTCTGATGGGTTTGCAATTGCGTGGAGCTGTTGTGAACATCTACTGGCTTTAAGAGC GTACACCATATTTGCTACTCATATGGAGAACTTATCCGAGTTGGCCACAACATATCCAAATGTGAAAATTGTTCACTTTGATGTCGAGATCAAGAATAAGCACATGGATTTCAAG TTTCAACTGAAAGATGGCCCACGAACTGTAGCACACTATGGCCTTATGCTAGCAGGCGTAGCTGGATTACCAAGTCCAGTGATAGAGTTAGCTAAAAGCATCACATCAAAGATTACGCAGAAG GAAGTGGAGAGAATACAGATCAGCTTCCGCCAGCATCATGATATTCAAATGGCATACCGTGTTGCTCAACGACTTATATGCCTGAAATACTCTAACCAAGACGAAGACTCTATTCGAGCAGCACTGCAGAATCTCAAGGAAGCTGTACTCAGGGAGGCCTCAAAAAAGTCTCTTATTTAA
- the LOC131004372 gene encoding DNA mismatch repair protein MSH4 isoform X1: MEGDTGEKSSFIVGLIENRAKEVGVAAFDLRSASFDLSQYIETSSSYQNTKTLLNFYDPMVTIVTPTKLAPDGMVGVSELVDRFCSSTTKVIMARGCFDDTRGAALMKNLAAKEPSALGLDTYSKQYYLCLAAAAATVKWIEAEKGLIITNHSLSVTFNGSFDHMNIDATSVQNLEIIEPMHSSLWGSNNKKRSLFHMLKTTRTVGGTRLLRANLLQPLKDIETINARLDCLDELMSNEQLFFGLSQALRKFPKETDKVLCHFCFKQKKVTNEVLTSDNSRKSQILISSIVLLKTALDSLPLLSKVLKDASCYLLKNIYKSICENEKFATMRRRIGEVIDDDVLHARVPFVAQTQQCFAVKAGIDGLLDIARRSFCDTSEAIYNLANKYREDFKLPNLKIPYNSRRGFYFNIPQKDIQGKLPNKFIQVIRHGNNIHCSSLELASLNVRNKSAAKECYIRTEFCLEALMEDIRKDVFVLTLLSEVLCLLDMMVNSFAHTISTKPVDKYTRPKFTYDGPLAIDSGRHPILENIHNEFVANNIFLSEASNMVVVTGPNMSGKSTYLQQVCLVVILAQIGCYVPAQFATLRVVDRIFTRMGTMDNVESNSSTFMTEMKETAFILQNASHRSLIVVDELGRATSSSDGFAIAWSCCEHLLALRAYTIFATHMENLSELATTYPNVKIVHFDVEIKNKHMDFKFQLKDGPRTVAHYGLMLAGVAGLPSPVIELAKSITSKITQKEVERIQISFRQHHDIQMAYRVAQRLICLKYSNQDEDSIRAALQNLKEAVLREASKKSLI; this comes from the exons ATGGAAGGCGACACGGGAGAGAAATCCAGCTTCATCGTCGGCCTTATCGAGAACCGTGCTAAAGAG GTAGGGGTTGCTGCATTTGACTTGAGATCAGCTTCATTTGATCTTTCTCAGTACATTGAGACCAGCAGCTCATACCAGAACACAAAAACTCTACTGAATTTTTATGATCCCATGGTAACTATTGTTACACCTACTAAGCTAGCTCCAGACGGCATGGTTGGAGTCTCAGAACTGGTCGATAGATTTTGCTCTTCAACCACAAAG GTTATAATGGCtcgtggttgctttgatgacaCAAGG GGGGCTGCGCTAATGAAAAACTTGGCAGCTAAGGAACCATCTGCTCTTGGTCTGGATACTTATTCCAAACAATATTATCTCTGCTTGGCTGCAGCTGCTGCTACTGTCAAGTG GATAGAGGCGGAGAAAGGGTTGATCATCACGAACCACTCACTGTCT GTTACATTTAATGGATCATTCGACCACATGAATATAGACGCTACTAG TGTCCAAAACTTGGAAATTATTGAGCCGATGCACTCTAGTCTTTGGGGCTCTAACAACAAGAAGAGAAGTTTATTTCACATGCTCAAAACAACAAGGACAGTGGGAGG CACCAGACTTTTGCGAGCCAATCTTTTGCAGCCTCTGAAAGACATCGAGACTATCAATGCCCGCCTTGATTGTCTT GATGAGCTAATGAGCAATGAACAACTATTTTTTGGCCTCTCTCAGGCTCTCCGCAAGTTTCCAAAAGAAACTG ATAAGGTCCTCTGTCATTTCTGCTTTAAGCAAAAGAAAGTTACCAATGAAGTCTTGACCAGTGACAATTCCAGAAAGAGCCAAATCTTGATATCAAGCATTGTTCTTCTTAAAACAGCTCTTGATTCCTTACCACTACTCTCCAAG GTTCTTAAGGATGCCAGTTGTTACCTACTCAAAAATATATACAAGTCCATATGCGAGAATGAAAAGTTTGCTACTATGAGAAGAAG GATCGGTGAGGTCATTGATGACGATGTTCTTCATGCACGTGTTCCTTTTGTTGCTCAAACCCAACAATGTTTTGCTGTCAAGGCAGGAATTGATGGACTTCTTGATATTGCCCGGAGATCTTTCTGTGATACTAGTGAAG CAATATACAACTTGGCAAACAAGTACAGGGAGGACTTTAAGCTGCCAAATTTGAAAATCCCATATAATAGCAGACGAGGTTTTTACTTTAACATACCTCAGAAGGACATACAAGGAAAACTTCCCAACAAGTTTATCCAG GTCATTAGACATGGAAACAACATACATTGCTCTTCTTTGGAATTGGCCTCT TTGAATGTGAGAAACAAGTCTGCAGCTAAAGAATGCTACATCCGGACAGAGTTTTGCCTGGAGG CACTGATGGAAGACATACGGAAGGATGTCTTTGTTCTCACTCTTCTTTCTGAGGTCTTATGCCTTCTGGATATGATGGTCAATTCATTTGCTCATACAATATCGACGAAGCCAGTTGACAAATATACCAGACCTAAATTTACAT ATGATGGTCCATTGGCAATTGATTCAGGAAGACACCCCATCCTTGAAAACATACACAATGAGTTTGTG GCCAACAACATTTTTCTTTCTGAAGCATCAAATATGGTAGTTGTAACGGGCCCAAACAT GAGTGGGAAGAGTACTTATCTTCAGCAAGTTTGCCTGGTAGTCATCCTCGCTCAAATTGGGTGTTATGTTCCTGCTCAGTTTGCAACTTTGAGAGTAGTTGATCGCATATTTACTAGGATGGGAACTATGGACAATGTCGAATCAAATTCTAGCACG TTTATGACAGAGATGAAAGAGACTGCTTTTATCCTGCAAAATGCTTCTCATAG AAGTCTGATTGTTGTGGATGAATTAGGGAGAGCAACATCTTCCTCTGATGGGTTTGCAATTGCGTGGAGCTGTTGTGAACATCTACTGGCTTTAAGAGC GTACACCATATTTGCTACTCATATGGAGAACTTATCCGAGTTGGCCACAACATATCCAAATGTGAAAATTGTTCACTTTGATGTCGAGATCAAGAATAAGCACATGGATTTCAAG TTTCAACTGAAAGATGGCCCACGAACTGTAGCACACTATGGCCTTATGCTAGCAGGCGTAGCTGGATTACCAAGTCCAGTGATAGAGTTAGCTAAAAGCATCACATCAAAGATTACGCAGAAG GAAGTGGAGAGAATACAGATCAGCTTCCGCCAGCATCATGATATTCAAATGGCATACCGTGTTGCTCAACGACTTATATGCCTGAAATACTCTAACCAAGACGAAGACTCTATTCGAGCAGCACTGCAGAATCTCAAGGAAGCTGTACTCAGGGAGGCCTCAAAAAAGTCTCTTATTTAA
- the LOC131004372 gene encoding DNA mismatch repair protein MSH4 isoform X3, whose amino-acid sequence MEGDTGEKSSFIVGLIENRAKEVGVAAFDLRSASFDLSQYIETSSSYQNTKTLLNFYDPMVTIVTPTKLAPDGMVGVSELVDRFCSSTTKVIMARGCFDDTRGAALMKNLAAKEPSALGLDTYSKQYYLCLAAAAATVKWIEAEKGLIITNHSLSVTFNGSFDHMNIDATSVQNLEIIEPMHSSLWGSNNKKRSLFHMLKTTRTVGGTRLLRANLLQPLKDIETINARLDCLDELMSNEQLFFGLSQALRKFPKETDKVLCHFCFKQKKVTNEVLTSDNSRKSQILISSIVLLKTALDSLPLLSKVLKDASCYLLKNIYKSICENEKFATMRRRIGEVIDDDVLHARVPFVAQTQQCFAVKAGIDGLLDIARRSFCDTSEAIYNLANKYREDFKLPNLKIPYNSRRGFYFNIPQKDIQGKLPNKFIQLNVRNKSAAKECYIRTEFCLEALMEDIRKDVFVLTLLSEVLCLLDMMVNSFAHTISTKPVDKYTRPKFTYDGPLAIDSGRHPILENIHNEFVANNIFLSEASNMVVVTGPNMSGKSTYLQQVCLVVILAQIGCYVPAQFATLRVVDRIFTRMGTMDNVESNSSTFMTEMKETAFILQNASHRSLIVVDELGRATSSSDGFAIAWSCCEHLLALRAYTIFATHMENLSELATTYPNVKIVHFDVEIKNKHMDFKFQLKDGPRTVAHYGLMLAGVAGLPSPVIELAKSITSKITQKEVERIQISFRQHHDIQMAYRVAQRLICLKYSNQDEDSIRAALQNLKEAVLREASKKSLI is encoded by the exons ATGGAAGGCGACACGGGAGAGAAATCCAGCTTCATCGTCGGCCTTATCGAGAACCGTGCTAAAGAG GTAGGGGTTGCTGCATTTGACTTGAGATCAGCTTCATTTGATCTTTCTCAGTACATTGAGACCAGCAGCTCATACCAGAACACAAAAACTCTACTGAATTTTTATGATCCCATGGTAACTATTGTTACACCTACTAAGCTAGCTCCAGACGGCATGGTTGGAGTCTCAGAACTGGTCGATAGATTTTGCTCTTCAACCACAAAG GTTATAATGGCtcgtggttgctttgatgacaCAAGG GGGGCTGCGCTAATGAAAAACTTGGCAGCTAAGGAACCATCTGCTCTTGGTCTGGATACTTATTCCAAACAATATTATCTCTGCTTGGCTGCAGCTGCTGCTACTGTCAAGTG GATAGAGGCGGAGAAAGGGTTGATCATCACGAACCACTCACTGTCT GTTACATTTAATGGATCATTCGACCACATGAATATAGACGCTACTAG TGTCCAAAACTTGGAAATTATTGAGCCGATGCACTCTAGTCTTTGGGGCTCTAACAACAAGAAGAGAAGTTTATTTCACATGCTCAAAACAACAAGGACAGTGGGAGG CACCAGACTTTTGCGAGCCAATCTTTTGCAGCCTCTGAAAGACATCGAGACTATCAATGCCCGCCTTGATTGTCTT GATGAGCTAATGAGCAATGAACAACTATTTTTTGGCCTCTCTCAGGCTCTCCGCAAGTTTCCAAAAGAAACTG ATAAGGTCCTCTGTCATTTCTGCTTTAAGCAAAAGAAAGTTACCAATGAAGTCTTGACCAGTGACAATTCCAGAAAGAGCCAAATCTTGATATCAAGCATTGTTCTTCTTAAAACAGCTCTTGATTCCTTACCACTACTCTCCAAG GTTCTTAAGGATGCCAGTTGTTACCTACTCAAAAATATATACAAGTCCATATGCGAGAATGAAAAGTTTGCTACTATGAGAAGAAG GATCGGTGAGGTCATTGATGACGATGTTCTTCATGCACGTGTTCCTTTTGTTGCTCAAACCCAACAATGTTTTGCTGTCAAGGCAGGAATTGATGGACTTCTTGATATTGCCCGGAGATCTTTCTGTGATACTAGTGAAG CAATATACAACTTGGCAAACAAGTACAGGGAGGACTTTAAGCTGCCAAATTTGAAAATCCCATATAATAGCAGACGAGGTTTTTACTTTAACATACCTCAGAAGGACATACAAGGAAAACTTCCCAACAAGTTTATCCAG TTGAATGTGAGAAACAAGTCTGCAGCTAAAGAATGCTACATCCGGACAGAGTTTTGCCTGGAGG CACTGATGGAAGACATACGGAAGGATGTCTTTGTTCTCACTCTTCTTTCTGAGGTCTTATGCCTTCTGGATATGATGGTCAATTCATTTGCTCATACAATATCGACGAAGCCAGTTGACAAATATACCAGACCTAAATTTACAT ATGATGGTCCATTGGCAATTGATTCAGGAAGACACCCCATCCTTGAAAACATACACAATGAGTTTGTG GCCAACAACATTTTTCTTTCTGAAGCATCAAATATGGTAGTTGTAACGGGCCCAAACAT GAGTGGGAAGAGTACTTATCTTCAGCAAGTTTGCCTGGTAGTCATCCTCGCTCAAATTGGGTGTTATGTTCCTGCTCAGTTTGCAACTTTGAGAGTAGTTGATCGCATATTTACTAGGATGGGAACTATGGACAATGTCGAATCAAATTCTAGCACG TTTATGACAGAGATGAAAGAGACTGCTTTTATCCTGCAAAATGCTTCTCATAG AAGTCTGATTGTTGTGGATGAATTAGGGAGAGCAACATCTTCCTCTGATGGGTTTGCAATTGCGTGGAGCTGTTGTGAACATCTACTGGCTTTAAGAGC GTACACCATATTTGCTACTCATATGGAGAACTTATCCGAGTTGGCCACAACATATCCAAATGTGAAAATTGTTCACTTTGATGTCGAGATCAAGAATAAGCACATGGATTTCAAG TTTCAACTGAAAGATGGCCCACGAACTGTAGCACACTATGGCCTTATGCTAGCAGGCGTAGCTGGATTACCAAGTCCAGTGATAGAGTTAGCTAAAAGCATCACATCAAAGATTACGCAGAAG GAAGTGGAGAGAATACAGATCAGCTTCCGCCAGCATCATGATATTCAAATGGCATACCGTGTTGCTCAACGACTTATATGCCTGAAATACTCTAACCAAGACGAAGACTCTATTCGAGCAGCACTGCAGAATCTCAAGGAAGCTGTACTCAGGGAGGCCTCAAAAAAGTCTCTTATTTAA